GCCCGATCGCCTGTGGCAAGTGTACACGGTTGCGCCGCCATGTGCTGGCTGCGGAACTCTGCCCTTGCAGAACCCGGTTCGCCCATGCGACAAACCGCGGCCTCGGCCGAACTGTGTCGACCGAGATCACGGCTTGTGCACAGACGTGCACGAGATGGGAGCTTGGCTCTCCCGAAGCTCGATGTTCACCGGCGACGACGCACAGCGCATGCCGCGCCAAAGCCAAGCAGCGCGATCGAGCCGGGTGATGGCGTATTGATCGTCCACACACTGAACTCACCAAGGTTGATCACATGCTGCGCGATGCGCAAGCCGCCAATCGCATTGGGTTGCACCGCAGCCAGCACATCAGCAAATGAACCGACCAGCGTGAATCGGACTGTCAGTGTTTCGCCGGGATCAATGCCATTCATCGAGGGCGGAGGATTCGCACTGGCGCTGTACAGATTGCCGCCCCACGCACCGCCGAACAGGAACCCAGGCTGAGCCGGATTCGGTGGTGAACCGCCATCAGTGAAACTTACACCCGCCGACTGTCCGACAATCGACCCGCCTGACATCAGGCTGTTCGCCTCGAAGTACACGTTCGCAACTGTGGCCGATCCAGTCGAATCGTTATGAAATGTGAAATCAACATACGTTCCACCATCGACCAGATTGACCCAGAGATCCAGGATCGACACGTCGGCGTTGTCGGCGTTCTCATACACGATCAGATCCACGCGCACCCCAGCGCCTGCAAGAGCAGCGATTCCTACAACTGTCAAGAATCCAATCATCCGTTGCATGTTCAAACTCCTGTTGAGGCTGAGCATGAGGACTGACGGCGCTGCCTCATAGCACCGCTTCTCGCCTGATGCATCACATCGGCATCATGGCTCATATGGAAACCCTCCGCCTGCGCTTTCGCGCTGGCGGGAGTTCCTCTCGCTCGCTGTCTGTTGATGCGAGAGGCATCAGAGCGAGAGGGTGTGGTCAGAGTGCTCAGCGGCGACGACGCACAGTTGCCAGCCCGCCAAGGCCCAGCAGAGCCAAAGCGCCCGGAGCCGGCACCGCATTCGCGCGGATCATCCAGTTGCCAGGGAATCCGAAGGAATCGATGACTCCCCAGATGGTCCATGTCGAGATGTCATTCGGGTCGGAGCCCGCCATAGCCCATGACATTCCTTGTGATGCAGTCTGGTCGATTGCGCCAAGGAAGTCTCCATCAAGACTGTTAACCCAGAACCCGACCATGAACTCATCTCCTGCATTGCCCAGGAAGACGTTTGGGCCACCGACGTTGAACTTCTGGAAGTCATCGGACCGCGGTCCCTCCAGAACGGCATCTGCCTTGTAGATGTTCTGCAGGTTGGCGGGATTGCTGGGATCACCATTCACGCGGAAAACCTTGAGGATGATGTCCCGTGCATTGCCGCTTCCAAACAGTCCTGGTGCAATGCTGATGCCCGTGAGGTACTCGCGACCCGCCGTCACGGTGAACCGGTTGAGATACATGATAGCGCCGCCTCCAATAAGCCCAATCGCTTCATCCTGCGTCCCGTCATCGAGCAGGTAATCATGGCTGAAACGGGATGTTCCACCATTGACTGGCCCGATTCCGTACGCAGCGAGTTGTGCGCTGGCAGAAGGGGCGACACCGAGGAGAGCAACAACACCGAGCGAGAGAAGTTGAGTACGCATAAACACTCCAATCGTGGCCAAATTCGAATTGCATGCAGTCCTGGCCGACGCAAACCGCACACACCATCGGGCGCAATATGCCCAATGAAACCCGCTATGCGCCGCCGGGCGCAGAGCGAGGAGAGAAGAGAGGTTCGTCTGGAAACCCTCCGCCTGCGCTTTCGCGCCGGCGGGAGTTCCTCTCGCTCGCTGTCTGTTGATGCGAGAGGCATCAGAGCGAGAGGGTGTGGTCAGAGTGCTCAGCGGCGACGACGCACAGCCGCCAACCCGCCGATGCCGAGCAGGGCAAGTGATCCCGGCGCGGGGATGATCTTCAGGCCCAGTGAGATCGTGCTTCCGGCGTGAATGAATCCGTCGCGGTTAGGAAAGTTGTCGTTGAAGGTGTCCCAGAAGCGGAAACGCAGAATCCCGTTGTACAGCGTGAAGTCAAGCCCGAGCCCAACCAGATCCACCTTCGAACCGCCAGAGTTGTTGTTCTCAGTCCCTGGAGCGCTTGTGCCACTCGGTGTCAGCTCGACATAGTCAACCCCGAGGTCATCGCCGAACCGAAAGATCAGCTCGTTGAGCCACGATGGACTGTTGGCAGTATGTGTAATGTCCCAGCCGATACTGTGCACATACACGGGTGATCCCGGAGTCTTGCCGACAACTGTGGGGATGTCGTAGAGAGCAACAAAGGCATTGGCCTCGCCAGCGAAGTAGTTGAAGTCCGTTTGGAATGTGATCGTCACGTTCCATTCGTTGTTGCGGAGGTGGCTCGCAGTGGTCGACACTCCGTCGAGCGTGTTCACCGGGTTGGTCGGCGAGTAGTCGCCAGCCGGCGCCCGCAGAATTGGATTCGCCATCGCGCACGTGGCAAGCCCTGCTGCAATTGAAATCACCATGAGACTGCGTTGCATATCTGAACTCCTGATGAGGCTTGGCGAGCGTGCATCCGATGCCGCCTCATGGCATCAAGCACGACCTTCAAAGCGAACATCCCGCAATGAAGGGTCAAGGAAACCCGCTGAGCGTCGAGACTCGCCCAGCGAGAAGAGAGGAGACTGACAAGCCTGCTGAACACCGGGGGGAGTTCAGCAAGCGAGAGAAGAGAGTGGGAAACCCGCTGCACGCCGCGAAGCGCCCAGCGAGGAGAGAGGAGACTGAGAACCCCGCTGCGCACCGTCGAGCGCCCAGCGAGCAGCAAGCGAAAGAAACTCATCAGGCACGCAGACGCACAGCCTCAGTGCCAGTCAATCGAGGACTCACGCGTGTTGGATACCGAGTGTCATCCACCGAAGGCCGCGTGTGCGGGCTCAGCCAGTCGAGCAGCGAGCCGCGATGACGCTCGCTATCACCAGGGCATCCCCCAGCCAAGGCGCGACGATCAAGTTCAAGCCCGATCACTGCCCCGACATGTCGATCACGGCAATGCTCGATGGCCATCAGCAGCAGTTGTTCGTTGGTCATGGCGATCACTTGCGAATGCACGATGTCGAGTTTCATGTGAATCCCTCTCGTATCAACCTGCTTCAATGAACTGCAAACCGTGTGCCACTCCAGGGATTCCTCGATGGCGCAGAACTCGATGAGTTCAACGGAAACGGCATCAGGATTCCCAGCGACGCAGCAAAATGCTCGACCGAAGTGAAGAGGTCGATGCCTGCACTGGCAGCCTCTCGTTCAGCATGCAAAGCAGAACTCGGAAGAATGCACGCGACCCGATCAATGGTGTCGAGCCCCGCAAGCGAACGAACAAGGTGAGATAGCACGCTGCTCTGCTCAGCGAGCTCGACAGCAACGCACGATGTACCCATGAAAATGGCGGCATTCAGCCCTCGATCACGTGTGACAAACTCAATCATGGGCCAACGCTGCGACTGGCAAAGATCATGGAGCGAATCGGAACATCGACCCTCCGAAATCACAAGCCATATCGGGTTGTTGTCTGAAGGTCTCATGAAGTGAAGAGCATTGCAAGCCGCGTGCCAATGCTGCCAACGGCGAGGGATTGACTCGTTCATCATGGCAAATGCTTTTTACGGCCTCTCCATGGCACCGCATGAGCGACATCGCGTCACAAATTGACATCCACAATCGGCTATGTCACGTGCAAAGCGCGCTCAGAAGCTGGACGTGTCTCGTTCTGACGACTCGATGTCACACAAGAGCCTTCTTCATGTCACACCGCTATGACGCAATGTCACACATTGGATGCTCGATGAGCACCGCGCCTGTTCCTTAATTGCATGTGGTGGTTGCGCCGGATACGAAGAATTGCGACCGAGCCGTCTCGAGAAGGAATTCCGATCCTGCCAAATACTTCAGTGTCAGACCGCCATCGAGATCATGCGGTCTCGTTGAGCAGGCGATACAGATGACGCCTGCTGATCCCCAGCTTCCGCGCTGCTTCGGCCTTATTGCCCGCAGTCGCCTTGAGCACTCCTGCGATATGCTCTGGTCGCCGCATTGCTTCGGACATGAGCCGACCGTGACCATGTGGATGCTCTCGCCAGTGGCTGACCACCCGCGGCGGAAGAGCGTCCAGTTCAAGCCAGTCGCCACGCGACATGACCAGCGCCCGTTCTATGGCATGCCCAAGTTCGCGTACATTGCCAGGCCACGGATAATCCAGCAGCGCCATGTAGCACTCCGCCGAAGCCCGCTTGGGCTCGATACCCAGCAGTTTCGCCTTCCGCTCGATCAGTTCATCGATGAGCATCGGCACTTCGTCACGCCTTTCACGCAGTGGAGCAACGCTCAGTTCAACAACCGCCAATCGATAGTACAAGTCTTCGCGGAACGCGCCAGCTTTCACCATCGCTGGCAAATCCCGATGCGTAGCGGCTATCAGACGAAAATTTACATTCAACCGCCGTTCCGAACCGACCGGCAGCACTGTTCGCTCCTCAATGAGTGTCAGAAGCTTTGCCTGCGACTCGAGCGCAAGCTCACCAACTTCATCAAGGAAGAGTGTGCCCCCATCCGCCGCCCGCACGAGCCCCAGCCGGTCAGAACTGGCTCCAGTGAATGCACCCTTGACATGCCCGAACATCTGCGACTCGAAGAGCGAGACTGTCAAGGCAGAACAATCCGCGATGACATACGGCTCGCCCGATCGTCGGCTCAGGGCGTGAAGTTGTCGAGCCAGGAGTCCTTTGCCGGATCCCGTCTCGCCCCCAATCAATACCGTCACATCGCTCTGGGCGAGCATCTCAAGCCTTCCCATGGAAGGCGCAGTTCTACCAGCGCACGTAAGGCTCAACGATGCCATCTCTGTCTCCTCATTTCGCCGACGTGCGTAGAACCGCACGATCGAGTCCCAGCCAACTCGGTCAAGAACACCGAGCAAATTCATCTATCTGGGTGAGAGCCCAAGTGGATGATCGGGTAACCCACGATGAAGTGGATCTCCCTTATAGTACCGAAAAAAAGAACATCACTGACACACAAAAATCAGCAAATAGGTTGACAAACCCAAAATCTGTATTCTGACTAGGCATAGTGCTCGCACACCGACGCCGAATGACGGGCAGATCCAGGCCTCTCGCTCAAAATCTCGCCGTTTTGCGAAAGTTATGCACATGGCGAATGTTGGCTCCGTCGCGGATCATCTTGAATCGATCGCGGATCATGCGTCGAACTTCATCACCGATGACCTTGTTGACTCGTTACTCATCTTCTACCTGCACGATCGTCCGGAACTCGTTCGGCTGGAGACTCGAAGCGTCTATCACGCTCATGGCGTCACTCGATGTCGTGTTTGACTTCTTTTCGAGAGCCAGAAACCTCCAAGAGCTCACTCCGCCCTGGCTGAAGTTCGACGTGCTCACTCCCGAACCCATTGTCATGCAGCCCGGCACGCTGATTGACTATCGCATCATCATCCACGGAATCCCGATTCGATGGCGTACAGAAATCACGCGATATGAACCGCCTGCCATTTTTACAGATCGCCAGCTCCGCGGGCCCTACAGCCTCTGGGATCACACGCACACCTTCGAGGCCATCTCGCCCGAAGTCACTCAGGCACGCGATATCGTCGTATACCGCCCCCGCGGAGGTGTGCTTGCGCCGTTGCTCAACTCCCTATTCGTCCAGCGCGATGTGGAGCGCATTTTTGCTTTTCGACATGCAATGTTGGCTGAGCGCTTCGGCATCGCGGGCGACTAGAGCGCGGTACGAGGCTGTGGACGGCTGAGCCGGTGCATGAACCGTTCGAGCCGGGTCAATCGGGCATCACGAGGTGGACACAGGTTCGCCGCACGCGGGCACCACGCATAAAACGCCCGCCCGCTCGACACCACCACACTGCTCATCACTGCCGAAAAGAACCCCGCGAAGGCAAAATCAGTGTTGACCTCGTGTGCTACTGCTTCGAGGCGAGGCTCGATGTACGTATCGAGGTGCCGACGCATCTCGGCGAGCGCCGTTTCTTCGTTGGCCACGCGAGCAAGCCTCGGCGCAGGGGGCAGTGCCGACGTGATCTCGAAGATGATGATGCCCGGCAGACGAAGTTCGCGAAGCGCTTCCTCGCCAGCCTTTGCTGCTTCGGTAAGCCCGTCACCATGCGCGACGACGACGGCCGCAGCGCCGCACTTCCACCCTTCGAGGTCGAGCGATGCTCGCGCCGCACCATGGGGCGCGATTTTCACCTTCGCTCCCCGACAGGCGGCCGCAAACTCAAGCAGCGCCAGCCGAGCGTCGATGTCGTCCGCGTCCGCCTCAATGGATTCGAGCAACGAGGCAAGAGCATTGAACCACGCCTCAGGCGCATGTGCAAATGCACGCGTCAGGCGAGACAACCGCGAAATGAGCAGACCAGCCGCGTATACCTCGGCATTAGTTGGCGGCGCAACCTCGGCCGCAGGATCATGCAGCAATCGCACCGCCGCGTTGATCACGCCGCGCGGAGTCTTGAGCGCATCGAGTCCACGTGTCAACCCGGCGCTCTTGAGCGCAGCCGTCGAGTCGTCGGCCTGCTGACGCAAATACTCGTAATCGCCCGTCGAGAATCCCGATGCAGCGTACTCTTCGCGCAGACGCTGGCGTTCGCTGGAAACTGCAGTTGATAGGGGAGATTCGCCTCGGGTCGTAGCCACAGAATTGCTCCTCCGCGCGTCAGACCGCTCGTGCGAACAGACCCGCGTTCTCAATCATAACTCCCTCGCGTTCGAGCAGGGCAGCCTTGCGAGCAAGCCCGCCCGCGTAGCCGTGCAGCGAACCTCGCGCATCGAGCACGCGATGGCAGGGAATGAAAATCGCAATCGGATTGCGCCCGCATGCGCCGCCGACAGCCTGCGCCCCGCCGGGTTTGCCAAGGCTCCGCGCAAGCTCGCCGTAGGTGCGTGTGCTGCCGCGCTCGATCGAGCATAGAAGCGACCAGACTTCCCGGTCAAAAGCCGTGCCGCGCGGTGCGAGCGGCAGCGTGGTGTCAATCTCGCCACTGGCCAAATACCTCTCCAGCGCACTGTGCGCGCGATCCAGCACATCTTTCAACTCGAGGTCCGCTGCTGGACAAACCAGGGCAATGCTCTCTGGCCCTTTGGATTCGAGCATCTCGCAGCAGTCGTCCGAATCGCCGAAGATCAGCGCCGCAAGCGCTACCCGATCCCCTTCGCGCGAAGCGCACAGTGAAACAGCCCCGAACGGTTCAGAATACTGGTGTGTAGTGATGGCGATATTCATGTTGCAAGTGTATGAGGCTACAGCAACCCCCGCTCAGCAGCCATCATTCTCTTGCACTTACAGCGCCGCCAGCCTACGGGCAGTTTCCTGTTCGATCAGTGCTTCGAACATCGGCCCAAGTTCCGCCTCATCAATGATCTTCGTCTTGCTGAGCTTCTCTTCGAGCCTCTGGTCAGCGACGATATTGTCCTGATAGCGGTACACCCGGATTTTTTCACTTCGACCGCCGCTGCCGATCTGTTCGCGCCGCTCCGCCGCACGTTGCTGCTCGATCTTGTTTCGTTCGATCTCGTACACCCGGGCCGCCAGAAGCCGCCTGGCCTTGTCGCGGTTCTGGGCCTGACTCTTGGTTTCCTGCATCCGCACTTCGACGCCCGTGGGCACATGCACCAGATGCACAGCCGTGGCCACCTTGTTGACGTTCTGGCCGCCCGGCCCCTGCGCGGTGGTCACGTGCTCCTGCACATCCTTCGCCCAGTCGATCGACACCTGTACCTCGGTCGGCTCGGGCAGCACCGCCACCGTCGCCGTACTCGTATGAATCCGCCCCTGCGTCTCGGTCGCAGGCACACGCTTGACCGAATGTACCCCAGCCTCGAACGACAACTCCAACCACACCCCTTCGCCGCGCACGTTGATCACCGCGTGACGGATCCCCCCGACCGAAGGATCAGTCGTCAGATCCAACTCTTCAAAAGCCCACCCCTTGCGCTCCGCATAGCGACGGTACACATCGATCAGGTCACGAGCCCACAGCCCCGCTTCATCGCCCCCCGTCCCGGCCCGCACTTCAAGCATGACTGACCCCACCTGCCGGTCGTCGCTGCTCACCAGCGAAGCCTTCACATTCTCGATCGTCGCAGCTGCATCGGCCTCCAGTCGCGGCAGTTCCTCCTCCGCCATCGCCACCAGATCCGCATCGGCATCGCCACCCTCGATCATGCCCCGCAGGTCCGCAATTTCCCGGACAAGCGCCACATACCGCCGATACCCCTCGACCACCGGCAGCAAAGCCGCCCGCTTGATCGAATACTCGCGCACCCGAATGTGATCGCCCAGCACCGCCGGATCCTCGAGGCTGCGCTCCAGCCCCGCGAACTGCTCTGAAAGAGCATCAAGCCTTTTCCGGACACTGTCTGTGAGAACGCCGCTGGCCATGAACCTACGGTATGTCTCGATTTCACGCCGTGCAGCACCCCCGGGGAGGGCAGACTTGAACGCCATCGAACTCACCAGCGTCCGCAAGTCCTTCGGCCCGATGATCGCCGTCGCCAACATGAACCTGACCATTCCCGCACACGGGATTTATGGCTTCATCGGCCCAAACGGTGCGGGCAAGTCAACCACCATCCGCATGATCATGGGGATTCTCTTCCCCGACGAGGGCGAAATCGCTGTTCTTGGCAAACGCAACGCCGTCGAAGCACGCGAACGTGTTGGCTACCTGCCCGAAGAACGCGGGGTCTACAAAAAGATGAAAGTCGGGGCGTTCCTGCGCTATATCGGTCGCCTCAAAGGCCTCGGTGGGCCCGACCTCGACAAACGCATCGGTGCCTGGCTCGAACGCGTCGAACTCGGGCAGACCGTCGGCAAGAAGTGCGAGGAACTCTCCAAGGGCATGCAGCAGAAGGTACAGTTCGTTGCCGCTGTCATCAACGAGCCCGAACTGCTCATCCTCGACGAACCATTCAGTGGTCTTGATCCGGTCAACATGCGGCTCTTGCGCGAACTCATACTCGAACAGCACAACATGGGAAAGACGATCATCTTCTCCACCCACGTCATGGCCCAGGCCGAGCAGATCTGCGAACACATTGTCATGATCAACCACGGACAGAAAGTGCTCGACGATTCGATTTCATCCATCAAGGCCAAGCACGACCCACGCACCATCATCTTCAGCCCATTCGATCCGCAAGGCGATCTCAGTCCGCTGCACGCCGTCGAAGGTGTGCGGCATGTCTCGGCCTACGAACCCGGCGCACCCCGCGAAATCGAAATCAAGGATGGCGCAAATGCCGCTGATGTGATGCAACGAATCGCCGCCGCTGTCGCGCCTTCCAGACTCGAACTCCGTCGCCCTTCGCTCGAAGACGTCTTCATCGAAATTGTTCTCTCAGGCCCAGGCCGCGATGCTGTGCAGGTCGAGCGGCTGCGGGCCGCAATTCGCACCGAATCCACCCGCACGGAGACCTCCGAATGAAGCGCGTCGCCCACATTGCACTGCGTGAGTTCACCGCGACCGCTCTGACCAAGGGCTTCATCATCGGCGGGATCATCGTCCCGATTGTGCTCGTGGCCGTCATGGCCATCGGCATGCCACTGCTCATGAAGGATCGCGCTCCGCGCGTCACTGGCTCTATCGCATTTCTCGACGGTACCGGAACGCTCGGCGAAGAACTCACTCGCCGCTTCACCCCCGAAGCCCTCTCCGCAGCCGGCAAGCAACGCGTCGAGCAAGCCGTGCAATCTGCTTCCGATCTCGCCGGAGGCCCACCCGGCGTGGGCTCGACAATCGCCTCCGCTGCAAACACCGATATCCCGACCGATCTCACCATCGAACTGCTCGCAGCCGACGCAGACATCGAAGCCGAGAAGCAACCGCTCACCGAAGGAAAGGGCAGCCAGGATGGCGGCCGACTCGCCCTCGTCATCATCGATCCCGACTCTGTCGAACCCGCAGCAGGTTCCGAGACCTACGGCTCATTCCAGATCTTTGTCAGGCCAAAACTCGATGATCGTGTCGGCGGGCTTGTGCGCGATCAGGTGCGATCCACCATCCGCGAAGCCCGGATTCGCAATGCCGGATTCTCTCCCGAACGGCTCACCGCGCTGACCAGCGTTGACCCAAGACCAACACGAGAGGTCACAGTGACCGGCGAGCGCGGCTCCCTCGGCGAACTCAATGTCCTCTTCCAGTTCGCGTTCATGTTCCTGCTCATGATGGCCGTATTCATCGGCGGCCAATATCTCCTCACAACCACCATCGAAGAAAAATCCAGCCGCGTCATCGAACTCCTCCTCGCCGCGGCCTCACCCATGAACCTCATGGCCGGCAAAATCTTCGGGCAGATGGGCGTCGGAATGTTCCTCATCATCGTCTACGGCGCCATCGGATGGACCGGCCTGCTTGTCGCCGCTCGCGCCGATCTCGTCAGCCCCATGATGATCGTCTGGTTCTTCTGCTACTTCTTCATTTCCTACACCATCATCGCCTCGCTCATGGCCGCCATCGGCAGCGCCGTCAACGACCTGCGCGAAGCCCAATCCCTCATGACTCCAGTCATGATGATCGTCATGATTCCTTACCTCCTCTGGCTCCCCATCGCACGCGACCCCAACTCCACCTTCTCCACCATCACCAGTTTCGTCCCCGGCATCAGTCCCTTCGTCATGGTCATCCGCCTCACCTCCACCGAGCCGCCGCCGCTCTGGCAGGTCTTCGCAACCATCCTCCTCGGTCTCCTCACCGCATACGCCGCTGTCTGGTTCGCCGCCAAGATTTTCCGCGTCGGCCTTCTCATGTTCGGCAAGCCGCCAGACCTCAAAACATTGCTCCGATGGGTGCGCATGGCCTGACGATCTTCCTGCACTACAGCACGCCTCCTGATAAACTCTCTGAACTCGGAGAATCTCATTCATGGCCGAAGATCTCCCACCTTCGCTACCACAAGCCAAGCCCGGCGTCCGATGCGCCTCGTGCGGCTTCGATCTTGTAGGCGTGACCCTCGGACAGCGATGCCCGGAGTGCGGCACGCCTGTCATGCAGTTCGCCGCGAGCAATCAGGCGTCAGGAAAGGCTGTCACCGCACTAGTACTCGGCATTGTCGGCCTTGCAACTTGCTTTTCCTATGGCGTGATCGGTATGCCGTGCTCTATTCTTGCCATCGTCTTCGCACGCAAAGCCGAACTCGATGTTCAAGCTGGTTTCGCGCCCGTCACTTCGCTCGGCATCGCCAAAGGCGGACGCATCTGCGGTTGGGTCGGTGTAGCCCTCAATGCCATCGGCCTCCTCATCGGGCTCGTCTACCTCTTCTTCATCCTTATTGCGATCTTCTGATACCGCTCGGCGTACCCTTTGCCCGTCATGGATAAGCACGACCTCTACGAACTCTGTGTGCAATCCCCCAGGCATCTTGTGCCCTTGCTGCGCGCGGTTCATAGCCGCAATCCGCTCACGCTCGGCGAAGACTTCTCCGGCACCGCCTCACTCTCCCAAGCCTGGGTCGATGCCGCCCCCGATCGCCTTGCTATCGCTACAGATATCGACCCGTCTGTTCTGGCACGCAGGCCCGAACACCCACGACTCATCAAACGCCCAAACGACATCCGTCAGACCTGCGACAATGCCGACCTCATCTTCGCTGGCAACTTCTCCATCGGCTACATGCACACCCGCGCAGAACTCATCGGCTATCTCCAGCACGTCCGCTCACGATTGCTCCCCGGAGGGTGCTTCTGCTGCGACACCTACGGCGGCGAAAGCGCATTCCTCACCGGCAGCGTACAACGCGATCACTTCGCACCCGACGGCTCCCGCATCCTCTACATCTGGGAACAACGCCAGGCCAATCCACTCACCGGACGCGTTGTCGATGTCCTGCATTTTCATATCGAGCGCGATGGCATCATCGAAGAAGAGTTCCCCGACGCGTTCATCTACGACTGGCGATTGTGGTCAGTCCCCGAGTTGCGCGATGCCATGCGCGAAGCCGGATTCCGCGATACCGCCGTCTACCTGAATCTTCCAGACGCCGAAGATGAGGCCGGTGAGCAATACGCATTTCCCATCGACGATCCCGATGAACTCGAGGATAGTTTCATCGTGATCGTTGCCGCACGAGTGTAATGGCTCTTGCTTTGCGCGTTCTCACGGGCAGCCCGCGCTGAACGCCGACAGGAAAGCCGATACATCGAAGAAATCGAACACTCCGTCGTTGTTCAGGTCTGCTGCCGGATTCTGCGCCGAGAACGCAGCCAGAAACGCCGAGACATCAAAGAAATCGAGTACCCCGAATGGCGGCGAGAAGTCCGCAAGGCACTGTCCCACGCTGAACGGGATATGCACAACCGTCGCTCGCCCCGAGTGCTCGAAGGCCACGACGGTCAGCACATGCGCGCCGTTCGACATCGGTGCATCGAACGCACGCCGCCATTCCAGCCGATCCCAGCGCGTCGCAGCATTGAAGACACTCGTGAGCGGCACCGGGTCCGTTCCCGCCGGCAGATCCAGGAAGGTGTGCACCGCTGTCACCGTGCGATCAGGATTGACGATTCGGAACTCATGGCTCGGGTTGTCCAGTGGCACGTCAAGCCCCGGAACTTCGATCACCGCATCAAGCCGATCAACATACACCACCGTCCGCCACTCCGTGAAGATCGGGCTCGTAGCCGGGTTGGCGCGCCGACGAAACGCAATGACCGAGATATACGCGAATCCCTCTTCGATCAGCGAAGTATCAATCTCCTGCGAATACACACCGGTCGTTCCACCCGAGCCAAAAGTGGGGGAGTTGATCGTGATGAACTGCTCATACCCTCCAAGCACCGGGTTCGTTGGCGCTATGTCGATGATGCCGTTCCCGTTGTAGTCGCGCGTCCCCGCGCCGATCTTGAACAGCGCGTTGTCATCGGTGTCCGGGTCGAGTGGGTCCGTCTGCGACGTGTTGAGCGTAATCCGAAACGTCGGCCCAGACACCACCGGAATCGGGTTCAATCTGCGAAAGAACGCTGGCAACTGCGGCGGGTCGGCCGGAATCACCCCCGATTGATTCGTGATCGTCAGCGAACCCGTGGGCAACGCTTCAGAATACACCACATACCCGCGCGCGTGTTCCGTTCCTGTGCTCGATACATTCCGCGGCACCACCAGCGACACCGTCCCGCCCACACCGACCGTGATGATCTCAGGAATCTGATTCTGCGGGTCGATTGTCGGATTCGCAGCATTTCCGGTTTGTTCGTGCAGCCGCGTGCCTTGTGCATATTGCGTTGTCACCTGCACCGTATCGACGCCAGCGTCGTAACGGTCATTGACACCAACCAAACAGTTGGCCTGCCCATTGGCCGCACGCTCGAACACCAGCACATCGCTGATGTTCGCGTTGAGTTGAAAGTACTGTCC
This genomic interval from Phycisphaeraceae bacterium contains the following:
- a CDS encoding PEP-CTERM sorting domain-containing protein (PEP-CTERM proteins occur, often in large numbers, in the proteomes of bacteria that also encode an exosortase, a predicted intramembrane cysteine proteinase. The presence of a PEP-CTERM domain at a protein's C-terminus predicts cleavage within the sorting domain, followed by covalent anchoring to some some component of the (usually Gram-negative) cell surface. Many PEP-CTERM proteins exhibit an unusual sequence composition that includes large numbers of potential glycosylation sites. Expression of one such protein has been shown restore the ability of a bacterium to form floc, a type of biofilm.) — its product is MRTQLLSLGVVALLGVAPSASAQLAAYGIGPVNGGTSRFSHDYLLDDGTQDEAIGLIGGGAIMYLNRFTVTAGREYLTGISIAPGLFGSGNARDIILKVFRVNGDPSNPANLQNIYKADAVLEGPRSDDFQKFNVGGPNVFLGNAGDEFMVGFWVNSLDGDFLGAIDQTASQGMSWAMAGSDPNDISTWTIWGVIDSFGFPGNWMIRANAVPAPGALALLGLGGLATVRRRR
- a CDS encoding PEP-CTERM sorting domain-containing protein, coding for MQRSLMVISIAAGLATCAMANPILRAPAGDYSPTNPVNTLDGVSTTASHLRNNEWNVTITFQTDFNYFAGEANAFVALYDIPTVVGKTPGSPVYVHSIGWDITHTANSPSWLNELIFRFGDDLGVDYVELTPSGTSAPGTENNNSGGSKVDLVGLGLDFTLYNGILRFRFWDTFNDNFPNRDGFIHAGSTISLGLKIIPAPGSLALLGIGGLAAVRRRR
- a CDS encoding sigma-54-dependent Fis family transcriptional regulator, giving the protein MGRLEMLAQSDVTVLIGGETGSGKGLLARQLHALSRRSGEPYVIADCSALTVSLFESQMFGHVKGAFTGASSDRLGLVRAADGGTLFLDEVGELALESQAKLLTLIEERTVLPVGSERRLNVNFRLIAATHRDLPAMVKAGAFREDLYYRLAVVELSVAPLRERRDEVPMLIDELIERKAKLLGIEPKRASAECYMALLDYPWPGNVRELGHAIERALVMSRGDWLELDALPPRVVSHWREHPHGHGRLMSEAMRRPEHIAGVLKATAGNKAEAARKLGISRRHLYRLLNETA
- a CDS encoding SRPBCC family protein produces the protein MRRTSSPMTLLTRYSSSTCTIVRNSFGWRLEASITLMASLDVVFDFFSRARNLQELTPPWLKFDVLTPEPIVMQPGTLIDYRIIIHGIPIRWRTEITRYEPPAIFTDRQLRGPYSLWDHTHTFEAISPEVTQARDIVVYRPRGGVLAPLLNSLFVQRDVERIFAFRHAMLAERFGIAGD
- a CDS encoding methylated-DNA--[protein]-cysteine S-methyltransferase, coding for MNIAITTHQYSEPFGAVSLCASREGDRVALAALIFGDSDDCCEMLESKGPESIALVCPAADLELKDVLDRAHSALERYLASGEIDTTLPLAPRGTAFDREVWSLLCSIERGSTRTYGELARSLGKPGGAQAVGGACGRNPIAIFIPCHRVLDARGSLHGYAGGLARKAALLEREGVMIENAGLFARAV
- a CDS encoding PCRF domain-containing protein; amino-acid sequence: MASGVLTDSVRKRLDALSEQFAGLERSLEDPAVLGDHIRVREYSIKRAALLPVVEGYRRYVALVREIADLRGMIEGGDADADLVAMAEEELPRLEADAAATIENVKASLVSSDDRQVGSVMLEVRAGTGGDEAGLWARDLIDVYRRYAERKGWAFEELDLTTDPSVGGIRHAVINVRGEGVWLELSFEAGVHSVKRVPATETQGRIHTSTATVAVLPEPTEVQVSIDWAKDVQEHVTTAQGPGGQNVNKVATAVHLVHVPTGVEVRMQETKSQAQNRDKARRLLAARVYEIERNKIEQQRAAERREQIGSGGRSEKIRVYRYQDNIVADQRLEEKLSKTKIIDEAELGPMFEALIEQETARRLAAL